The genomic stretch GCTTGTTGCTTGGATACACAGATATTTTTGTGCTAATTTGCATAGCCTAGGGAAGTTGATCTTGTGAAACTTCCACCATTTCAAAGGATCTTCTCCATGATCTATAAGTGGCATATAAATGTAAATATTGAGTTCTGCAGCCACTGCTTCTCTAAACTGTTCTATGGGATCAAATGCAGTGTTGCCTGACAGTGGTGCTGCTGCAGCACGTGTAGATTCCTTGAAAAATCTTGCAAGACTTTTCTTGGTTTTCGCAGCAGGTGGGTTTCCCACATGACTATCCCCCTCCATCGCTGCAGTGCTTTGGGGTTCAGGCTGATGCTGCTGAAGTTCCTGAAATAAATGACATAAAAATGCATGTTTTAGAAATATGTTACATGAAATTCTAACCAGTTGAGCAGACCGGTTTCACTTACCTGCAACTCAGCGATGACTCGATCTTTGATGCTCTGGGTCTCATCGGCTGACAGGTACTGTGTTCTGAACCGTGGGTCCATAAAAGATGCCATGTTTAACAGGTCTTGGGTCACTTCATATTTCTCATTAAGGTACTGTAGAATTCTTGATTTTAGTGACTTGGTTAGGTCAGTGTCCTCTTCTTCTTCAGCCAACACAGAAGTGTTCAGGAGACTGAGAGCAGGCTTGACACAGGAAATGCTTACATAACTTTCACCTGATAGGGCATCTGTGAAATCTTGTAGTGGACTGAGGGCCTTGTTAACAGATTCCAAAACCTCCAGGTCCTGCCATGAGGGCAGTAGGTGTCTCACTTTACGGTCTGTGGAGAGAATCTTGGACAGAGCATTTTGCTGCTCTATGATTCGTGCTATCATTTTCTGAGTGGAACCCCATCTTGTTGAGCAGTCGGTCACCATAGCATGTTCTGGAAGGTCAAGTTCTCTTTGTGCCTCCCTCAAGGCCACCCTCTTCCAGCTATGGGAGAAGTGGCCCACCAACTTCCTGCATATCCCAAGAGCTCTGCTGATACATTGTGCATGCGCACTATTCTTCATGGCATTTCCTGTGAATGATAAGATCACAataatatattacatttaaaacaaGTAAAGTAATCCCAAATTCCCAATTTTAGTTAGGAGGAAAATGACAGCAGTAGTTAACCATAGAGTTTGGGACTTTGGGTGTAGTTGTAATAACTTGTACCATATTATTTAAGAATGTTAAATAGATGGTACAGCTACCCCAAACCCAATGAATAAATTGCTGCTCAGAGTCCTCCAAACAGGGCAGTACAGTAATAGTTACAGTAACAGTAGAAAACAGACAAAAAATCTACTTACCAATGGCCAGATGAAGTCTATGCCCAAAGCACTGAAATCTTGTCCACTGATTAAGCTCCACAGCTTTTACTACATTCGTTCCATTGTCTGTTGTGATAGCGACCTGATGATCTTCACAGAGGTTCCATGCAGCCAATGCCTCCTTCAAGCCCAAGGCTATGTTCTCTCCTGTGTAGTCATCAGGAAAATAGGATGTTTGCAGGCAACGGCTTTTCAGTTGAAACTCCTCATTGACAAAGTGCACAGTTAGACTAATATATGGTTCAGTTGTTCTGCTTGACCACAAGTCCGTAGTGGTGGAAAATAATTTCACCCCAGCCATTTCCTGTTGAACTGCATCACGGCATTTGCTGTAAAGCTCGGGGATAGCCGTTTGAGAGAAGTAGTTTCGTGAGGGCAGCTGATACCTCTTGTCCAGAGTGTGGATCAGTTTCTGAAATCCCACTTTGCTAACTGTGTATAATGGCATCATGTCTCTTGACAAGCATTGGGTTATGGCGTCAGTGATTTCTTTATGTCGCTGTGAAGACTTGGCATATGGCGCGATACTCGCAAATACATCTGTAATTATGCTCTGGCTTGTTCGGCTGGGTTGTTCTTTGTTTTGTAGAGCGGCAGCCGCTGTGTCTTTACTCTGGCCTTTCAGTGTCATGCATTCTTTATACTTTTCTCCATGCTGTTTTAGGTGCTGGTATAAATTTGTTGTGTTGCCACGTGACGTAGCAACTCTGACTTTGCAAGTTTTGCAGTGTACCTCTTTTTGCTCTGTGTCGGTTCTCGTAAAGCCAAAATAGCGCCATATGACAGAGGTAGCATTTTTTTTGGGGACAAAATTAAAAAATTCAGTGTCGGTCTCGCTGGCAACTACTGCATCCATCTTCAGTGCCTGGTCTTCTTCACTTTGCAGAACAAGCGGACTGAAAGGAAAGTTAAACATGATGATTATTAACTATTCCTAATTCTTAGCCATTCTAAAGTCATATTAACAAGAATGAGACAGTACTACTGAGTCTGACAGACCTGTTTAGAGGGGAAGAGCACAGAATATAAGAAATTCATAATCTGAATTGGCACAAACCACAAATACCCGTTTCCTAATCCTTGCCAAATGGAGGTGAATAAATCTTTGGTACTTTGCACGTCTTCTACGGTTCTCTTCCTCTTTTTTCGCcacctataaaaaattaaaaactgtcaAAATCTGATTCTAAGCCAAGCAATTGTGTTAAGAACATTACCCAATAATTATGGCATTGGTACCTTTTTGATTTCCAAATATATGGGAACCACAATGATAAGTCTGCTGCCGTTGTACTGCTTGAGTTTGGCTTGTCCAGTTTGATAACTTTTGTCACCTGGAAAGAGTAACACTGTTGCCCAAATGCCCAATGTAAGGAAGGGAACCACGTGTCGTTGACAAATCTGAGGTTGGAGCGTCGCTTacctcttccgttttttttttttttttttactcttgttTTGCCAGTGACACCTAGTAGACAGACAAgacacaaagacagtaaaaaaaatttgagaGCTAAGCAACACAGGGGTAAGAAGAACCTAGCCCTTAATTGGTCATTTGGAACCAGTACCTTTTTCTTTGACAAATGTAAGGAAGGGAAGAACCACGTGATGGGGACAAATCTGAGGTTGGACTCGGAGCGTCGCTTAGCTCTTCCGGTTTTCTTACTCTGTGCcactgaaaaaaggaaaaaaaactgtcacgtTGTTACCTATTTGAGGCAGCGCCAGCCAGGTAACGGGATGAGAAGAATCTAGcagtctaacccccccccctccctagccTGAGATTCCCATCCCCTTCATAATGCCATGCCAGTTCCCCCACCCTCATATTCCAGCAAGGTCCACTCCTCCTATGCCAGCAATGTCCCCCTCATATGCCGCCAGTCAGAGCCAGGTAGGTTTCCCAccccccctcatatgccagcaGCCAGGTAGGTAAACccccccctcatatgccagcagccaggtactaggtaaaccccccccccctcatatgccAACCAGAACCAGGTAGGTccccccctcatatgccagcaGACAGGTAGGTTAATCCCCCCTCATATGCCAGTCAGAGCCAGGTAGGTCCccccccctcatatgccagcaGCCAGGTTGGTTAAtcccccctcatatgccagcGCAGCCAGGTAGGTTAAtcccccctcatatgccagcaGCGGCGCCAGGTAGGTTAACCACCCCCCCTCATATGCCAGTCAGAGCCAGGTAggtcccccccccctcatatgccATCAGCCAGGTAGGTTAATCCCCCCTCATATGCCATCAGCCAGGTAGGTTAAtgccccctcatatgccagcaGCGGCGCCAGGTAGGTTAATccccccctcatatgccagccAGAGCCAGGTAGGTTAACCACCCCtcccccctcatatgccagccAGAGCCAGGTAGGTTCCCTTCCCCCTCTCATGCCAGCCACCTTCATGTTCATTGACAACATCAAATGAAGGGGACTGGATATGAAATGAGACTAAATCACTCCCTCATTCCATGCTGTACCGTGGgggacctgctgctgctgcttcgtGCGCTGCGCACACAATTGTAATGGCCGGGCTTCTCCTCGGGGCTCCGTTCAGCAGGGTGGGTGGGGCTTTCCTCCCAGGACTAGGTGCGCGCGAGCATACGTAAGCTGCCGCCGCCAATCACATTGGGGGAG from Bufo gargarizans isolate SCDJY-AF-19 chromosome 8, ASM1485885v1, whole genome shotgun sequence encodes the following:
- the LOC122945816 gene encoding E3 SUMO-protein ligase ZBED1-like, which gives rise to MDAVVASETDTEFFNFVPKKNATSVIWRYFGFTRTDTEQKEVHCKTCKVRVATSRGNTTNLYQHLKQHGEKYKECMTLKGQSKDTAAAALQNKEQPSRTSQSIITDVFASIAPYAKSSQRHKEITDAITQCLSRDMMPLYTVSKVGFQKLIHTLDKRYQLPSRNYFSQTAIPELYSKCRDAVQQEMAGVKLFSTTTDLWSSRTTEPYISLTVHFVNEEFQLKSRCLQTSYFPDDYTGENIALGLKEALAAWNLCEDHQVAITTDNGTNVVKAVELNQWTRFQCFGHRLHLAIGNAMKNSAHAQCISRALGICRKLVGHFSHSWKRVALREAQRELDLPEHAMVTDCSTRWGSTQKMIARIIEQQNALSKILSTDRKVRHLLPSWQDLEVLESVNKALSPLQDFTDALSGESYVSISCVKPALSLLNTSVLAEEEEDTDLTKSLKSRILQYLNEKYEVTQDLLNMASFMDPRFRTQYLSADETQSIKDRVIAELQELQQHQPEPQSTAAMEGDSHVGNPPAAKTKKSLARFFKESTRAAAAPLSGNTAFDPIEQFREAVAAELNIYIYMPLIDHGEDPLKWWKFHKINFPRLCKLAQKYLCIQATSSASERAFSSSGNIVSNHRSCLKPDKVDMLVFLSKNLSASVSK